A single genomic interval of Cucumis sativus cultivar 9930 chromosome 7, Cucumber_9930_V3, whole genome shotgun sequence harbors:
- the LOC101207029 gene encoding sucrose-binding protein encodes MTLHIPSYNLQFSIYSLLSSTTTSTMAFKIKINLNLHLLLLFLITAVCLALASKDPELKQCKHQCKVQRQFDEQQKRDCERSCDEYYKMKKEKGRNYESEEEEEEEEEVENPYVFDDEHFVGQIETGEGKIKVLQKFTQRSHLLRGIENFRVSIVEANPSTFVVPTHFDAEIILFVAQGRGTITVIKEKRGSFELKCGDVFRIPSGAPFYFINKDEHRKLKIVKLLQSTSVPGHFQTFQPAGGENPESFYTAFSWDLLEAAFKIPRDKLERFFKQQKPGTIIKASREQIRSLSRHEEIIPKIWPFSEGETERPFNLLKQHPCQSNKFGRLFEAYPDEFSQLRDLGVAIAFANITEGSMVAPHYNSKSMKIAVVLDGQGGFQMACPHLSSSSRRSGRWSEREEERKGERTYQKIRGRLSRGVVFVVPAGHPFSVFASPNHSLQIVCFEVNAYGNTKYFLAGKENIVNKMESIARELGFNTPGREVERMFKQQEEEFFFPGPNQQEHEWADA; translated from the exons ATGACGCTGCACATCCCTTCATATAATCTccaattttccatttattcACTTCTCtcttcaacaacaacaagCACAATGGCTTTCAAAATCAAGATCAACCTCAacctccatcttcttctcctctttctTATCACCGCTGTCTGTCTCGCTCTCGCTTCCAAAGATCCTGAACTGAAGCAGTGTAAGCATCAGTGCAAAGTCCAGCGGCAGTTTGACGAACAGCAGAAACGCGATTGCGAAAGAAGTTGCGATGAGTATTATaagatgaagaaggaaaaaggaaggaaTTATGAAagcgaagaagaagaagaagaggaggaggaggtggaGAATCCGTATGTGTTTGATGATGAACATTTCGTAGGTCAGATTGAAACAGGGGAAGGGAAAATTAAGGTTCTTCAGAAATTCACTCAACGATCCCATCTTCTTCGAGGAATCGAGAATTTTAGAGTTTCGATTGTGGAGGCTAATCCTTCCACTTTCGTTGTTCCTACTCATTTCGATGCtgaaatcattttgtttgttgctCAAG GACGAGGTACAATAACAGTGATTAAGGAAAAGAGAGGAAGCTTTGAATTGAAATGTGGAGATGTGTTCAGAATTCCATCTGGAGCTCCCttttatttcataaacaaGGACGAACATCGGAAGCTCAAGATTGTCAAGCTTCTCCAATCCACTTCTGTTCCTGGACACTTTCAG ACTTTCCAGCCAGCTGGTGGTGAAAACCCAGAATCATTCTACACAGCATTCAGCTGGGACTTGCTTGAAGCAGCCTTCAAG ATTCCAAGAGATAAGTTGGAGAGatttttcaaacaacaaaaaccaGGGACCATAATCAAGGCTTCTAGAGAACAGATCCGATCGCTTAGCCGACATGAAGAAATCATCCCCAAGATCTGGCCCTTCTCAGAAGGTGAAACTGAGCGTCCTTTCAATCTGCTCAAGCAACATCCATGCCAGTCAAATAAGTTTGGTCGTCTCTTCGAAGCCTATCCTGATGAATTTAGCCAGCTTCGGGACCTTGGTGTCGCAATCGCCTTTGCCAACATTACCGAA GGTTCAATGGTGGCTCCTCACTATAACTCCAAATCCATGAAGATAGCTGTGGTGCTGGATGGCCAAGGGGGTTTCCAAATGGCATGTCCACATCTTTCATCATCTTCTAGGAGAAGTGGTCGGTGGTCGGAGCGGGAGGAAGAACGGAAAGGGGAGAGGACTTACCAGAAGATTAGAGGGAGGCTGAGCCGTGGGGTGGTGTTCGTGGTTCCGGCAGGTCATCCTTTTTCAGTCTTTGCCTCACCTAATCACAGCCTCCAGATTGTTTGCTTTGAAGTCAATGCCTATGGCAACACCAAGTATTTTCTAGCAG GAAAAGAGAACATAGTGAACAAGATGGAGAGTATTGCAAGAGAGTTGGGATTCAACACACCAGGAAGAGAAGTTGAAAGAATGTTCAAGCAGCAAGAGGAGGAGTTTTTCTTCCCTGGACCAAACCAACAAGAACATGAATGGGCTGATGCCTGA
- the LOC101207269 gene encoding pentatricopeptide repeat-containing protein At1g03100, mitochondrial gives MRFLRGCNCKMLHLIMKSSFRPAVYSPSALYCLVHGANHSIFGVCKCTLNSNCQSFRAFVSSTSSSNVEPIVLGLKNKCIIDIKLLSTLSERILVQARDPAKLSMDIQTAIEEQRLNDTWKLYQQHMQMEGFPRKSVVNKLLTCFAETLEIQWLEKAYDLVEQAFAEGKQNLLEKDPLIYLSYSLAKLGLPIPASTILRNLIKMEHLLPVAAWSAILAHMSQTGPGAFLAAELILEIGYLFQDGRVDPRKKCNAPLIAMKPNSTAFNIALSGCVLFGTTRKAEELLDMMPRIGVKVDTNLLMVMVHIYERNGRREELKKLQRHIDEAHNLSDVQFRQFYSCLLTCHLKFGDLESASNMVLGMLRKAKIAKNSVATATLACNTAENHIKPSSGKDSEKNFICQNDGLKDKISNGKSIFFDDFVLDKNFLKLDIEAKEILRTLLTKLQLQVELVTTERGILQPTEAILVKLVRAFLEAGKTKDLAQFLIKAEREESPVSNDDSVLVHVINACISLGWLDQAHDLLDEMHLAGVRTGSSVYGSLLKAYCKANRTREVASLLRDARKAGIQLDSSCYDALINSRVLQNDNKGALKFFQEMKEAKIPRSGHQEFRRLVEKSAENDEAGLMAKLLQEIKDGQRVDYGLHDWNNVIHFFCKKRLMQDAEKALKKMRSLGHCPNAQTFHSMVTGYAAIGGKYVEVTELWGEMKSIASASFLKFDQELLDSVLYTFVRGGFFARANEVVEVMEKDKMFIDKYKYRTLFLKYHRTLYKGKAPKFQTEAQLRKRETTLAFKKWVGLD, from the coding sequence ATGCGTTTTCTCCGTGGTTGTAACTGTAAGATGCTACATTTGATCATGAAGTCAAGTTTCAGGCCTGCTGTGTATTCACCTTCTGCTTTGTATTGCTTAGTTCATGGTGCTAATCACAGCATCTTTGGGGTCTGTAAATGCACGCTTAATTCCAACTGTCAGTCTTTCAGAGCATTTGTTTCCTCAACATCAAGCTCAAATGTAGAACCCATTGTGCTGGGACTCAAAAATAAATGCATCATTGACATCAAGTTATTATCTACACTGTCTGAAAGGATTTTGGTTCAGGCTCGGGATCCTGCAAAACTAAGTATGGATATACAAACTGCCATTGAAGAGCAAAGATTGAATGATACGTGGAAGTTGTACCAACAGCATATGCAGATGGAAGGATTTCCTAGAAAATCTGTTGTTAATAAACTGCTAACATGTTTTGCGGAAACTCTGGAAATTCAGTGGCTTGAGAAGGCCTATGATTTGGTGGAACAGGCATTTGCAGAAGGGAAGCAGAACTTGCTAGAGAAGGACCCTCTAATCTATTTGTCTTATAGTCTTGCAAAATTGGGACTACCAATTCCCGCATCAACGATTCtaagaaatttgataaaaatggaACACTTACTCCCTGTAGCTGCTTGGTCTGCAATTTTGGCTCACATGTCACAAACTGGTCCTGGGGCTTTTCTTGCTGCTGAATTGATTCTTGAAATAGGCTACTTGTTTCAAGATGGCAGGGTGGATCCACGTAAAAAATGTAATGCCCCTTTGATTGCTATGAAGCCTAATTCTACTGCTTTTAACATTGCTTTGTCGGGTTGTGTCTTGTTTGGGACAACTAGAAAGGCAGAAGAACTCCTTGATATGATGCCTCGAATTGGTGTCAAAGTAGATACCAACTTATTGATGGTAATGGTTCATATATACGAAAGAAATGGGCGGAGAGAAGAATTAAAGAAGTTACAGAGACACATAGATGAAGCCCATAACCTAAGTGATGTTCAATTTCGGCAGTTTTATAGTTGCTTACTAACATGTCACCTGAAATTTGGAGATCTTGAATCTGCATCTAATATGGTCTTGGGCATGCTGAGGAaagcaaaaatagcaaaaaattcAGTGGCTACAGCTACCTTGGCATGTAATACTGCagaaaatcacataaaacCATCATCTGGAAAAGATTCTGAGAAAAACTTTATTTGCCaaaatgatggattgaaagATAAGATATCAAATGGTAAGTCCATTTTCTTTGACGATTTTGTTCTGGATAAAAATTTTCTGAAACTTGATATTGAAGCCAAGGAAATTCTTCGAACCTTGCTTACGAAACTGCAATTGCAAGTTGAATTGGTTACAACTGAACGTGGTATTCTCCAGCCAACTGAAGCTATTCTTGTAAAACTAGTTAGGGCTTTTCTGGAAGCTGGCAAGACCAAAGATTTAGCTCAGTTTCTTATCAAGGCAGAAAGGGAAGAGTCACCAGTATCTAACGATGATTCAGTGCTGGTTCATGTCATTAATGCATGCATTTCACTTGGGTGGTTAGATCAAGCGCACGACCTTCTTGATGAGATGCACCTGGCTGGTGTTAGGACTGGTTCTTCAGTATATGGTTCTCTGTTAAAAGCGTATTGTAAAGCCAATCGAACTAGAGAGGTTGCATCTCTCTTGCGAGATGCTCGGAAGGCAGGAATACAGCTTGATTCAAGCTGTTATGATGCATTGATCAATTCTAGAGTGCTCCAGAATGACAACAAGGGGGCACTCAAATTTTTTCAAGAGATGAAAGAAGCTAAGATACCGAGATCTGGACATCAAGAATTTAGAAGATTGGTTGAGAAGAGTGCAGAGAATGATGAAGCTGGATTGATGGCAAAACTCTTACAAGAGATAAAAGATGGGCAAAGAGTGGATTATGGACTTCATGATTGGAACAACGTTATACATTTCTTCTGTAAGAAGAGACTGATGCAAGATGCTGAGAAGGCCctgaagaaaatgagaagcctTGGACATTGTCCGAATGCTCAGACCTTCCACTCTATGGTAACTGGATATGCTGCCATCGGTGGGAAATATGTGGAAGTAACAGAACTGTGGGGGGAAATGAAAAGTATTGCATCAGCTTCATTCTTGAAGTTTGATCAAGAACTTCTTGATTCTGTGCTGTATACATTTGTGAGGGGTGGGTTTTTTGCTCGAGCAAATGAAGTTGTGGAGGTGATGGAGAAAGATAAAATGTTCATTGACAAGTACAAATATAGGACCTTGTTCTTGAAGTACCATAGAACACTTTACAAGGGCAAGGCTCCCAAGTTCCAAACAGAAGCCCAACTAAGGAAGAGAGAAACAACCTTGGCTTTTAAGAAGTGGGTtggtttggattga